In Candidatus Methylomirabilis tolerans, the genomic stretch GCCGTCAACCCCGATGTCGGGCTGGTCCATGTCCATCAGTGCGATATCTATGGCAACGCCCGCTGCTTCGGCCCTGGCGTGTCACCGCTGGAAACGGCCATGGCCTCCAAGCGGACCATTATCTCGACCGAAGAGATCATCACGACCGACGACATTCGCAAGGAGCCGTCGAAGACCACCATCCCGTACTATATGGTCGATGCCGTCGTCTATGCCCCGTTCGGCAGCCTGCCTGGGGGGACACAAGGGCTCTACGAGATGGATATCCCGCACTTCCTGGAGTTCATGGGCGCCTCACGCGACGAGCAGAAGATGGCCGCCTATCTCGACAAGTATGTCTATAGCGTCGCCTCCCACGAGGAGTTTTTGGACAAGCGCGTGGGGATGGCGAGGCTCCTGGAGCTGAAGCGGCAGGCGACGATCAAAGAGGGGTATCATTGAGCGACATGGAGTTCAGCGAATCAGAGTTCATGATCTGCCAGTGCGCCAGGCTGATTCAAGACGGCACACTGATCTTCATCGGGTATGGGATGCCGCAGATCGCCGCGATTCTGGCCCAGCGTCTGCACGCCCCTCGGATGGTCCAGGTCTATGAATTCGGCGCGGTCGGGGCGCTCCCCGAGACGCCGTTCGTCCGTTTCACGATGGGCGGACCGCGCAACTGCTATCGGTCGCTTGCCTGGACGAGCATGAACACCATCTTCGCGCAGGCTCAGCTTGGGATGGTCGATATGGGCGTCCTCGGCGCTACCCAGATAGACCGGTTCGGCAACCTGAACTCGACCATGCTTGGAGCCGATTACCACCGCCCGGAGAAACGGTTTCCCGGAAGCGGAGGCGCCAACGAGGTCCTCTCGCAGTGCTGGCAGACGGTGATCGTCATCAAGCACGAGCGCCGCCGTTTCGTGGAGAAGGTTGATTTCGTGACCTCTCCAGGCTATCTGGATGGCACGCCCGGAGCCCGCGAACGGGCCGGCCTGCCCAGGGACACCGGACCATGGCGCGTGGCGACCTCCAAGGCCCTGTACGGATTCGATGACCGAACCAAGCAGATGATCCTGTTGGGGGTCCTGCGCGGCCTAAGCGTCGATGACGCCCTGAAGGAGATGGAGTTTGCCCCCCTCATTGCTGAGCGGGTTGAGGAGCTTTTACCCCCGACACCTGAAGAGCTTCGCATCCTTCGGGAGGAGATCGATCCCGATCGCGCCATCATCGGCGCCGCCGGGGAGTGATGGAAAGAAGGTCTTCATGCAGACGGCAGCACTCTCAGAAATTGGCGCTCTTGTGTTATGA encodes the following:
- a CDS encoding acyl CoA--acetate/3-ketoacid CoA transferase subunit beta yields the protein MSDMEFSESEFMICQCARLIQDGTLIFIGYGMPQIAAILAQRLHAPRMVQVYEFGAVGALPETPFVRFTMGGPRNCYRSLAWTSMNTIFAQAQLGMVDMGVLGATQIDRFGNLNSTMLGADYHRPEKRFPGSGGANEVLSQCWQTVIVIKHERRRFVEKVDFVTSPGYLDGTPGARERAGLPRDTGPWRVATSKALYGFDDRTKQMILLGVLRGLSVDDALKEMEFAPLIAERVEELLPPTPEELRILREEIDPDRAIIGAAGE
- a CDS encoding CoA transferase subunit A codes for the protein AVNPDVGLVHVHQCDIYGNARCFGPGVSPLETAMASKRTIISTEEIITTDDIRKEPSKTTIPYYMVDAVVYAPFGSLPGGTQGLYEMDIPHFLEFMGASRDEQKMAAYLDKYVYSVASHEEFLDKRVGMARLLELKRQATIKEGYH